A part of Mesotoga infera genomic DNA contains:
- a CDS encoding ATP-binding cassette domain-containing protein, with translation MLITLSKVGHDYGQDFLFDEVSTSIDKKDKIILLGKNGSGKSTLMRIISGDLLPTEGEIFHSTSVRIGYQIQSRIPDGQLSLMDYYMQDKSSIPPDTEEYYSYERRVRSILVGLEFSEQDWDRRLETFSGGELTRISLGKLFLVDYDLLLLDEPTNHLDLESTEWLVNFLKNYNGALLVVTHDRYLIRNIGNRFWELNGGSLWDFAGTYDKYQSDREIMVKSGLRTRENLLKEIERLDAVAKRYRLWGQEKFIKQAINKEKQRDRLKEQLESVDIPDEEIRPTKFRLPQPDRTGYSVLKIDGLSFGFGNRKLLSSSSAEIHRRTKIGLLGPNGSGKTTLLKIITENLEEYMGEITWGHNVRWGYLSQLTEDLNSSNDVITEIWQMMRGQPDYEVRKYIGRFGFPGDDVFKPISSLSGGERTKLALAKLILSRPNVLVMDEPTNNLDIWSIESLEEVLKEYEGCIILVSHDREFVQNVCDHFLMIDRQKLRFVSSVEEYLRRNQRDVNSAGNEEARLSFQEKRRLSNKKKTILEKLQQLNNEEETLSKDLESAQLKMGLYATDYEKLQQLQRIVEQAEGRLLEIIEEREILQNDLQELSIMLEEQS, from the coding sequence ATGCTGATAACTTTGAGTAAGGTAGGACATGATTATGGTCAAGACTTTCTGTTCGACGAAGTCTCGACCTCGATCGATAAGAAAGATAAGATAATCCTTCTGGGGAAGAACGGCAGCGGAAAATCAACTCTCATGAGAATAATCTCTGGTGACCTTCTGCCGACTGAAGGAGAGATCTTTCACTCTACAAGTGTACGGATCGGATATCAGATTCAAAGCAGAATCCCGGATGGGCAGTTGAGCCTGATGGACTACTATATGCAGGACAAATCCAGCATTCCTCCCGACACTGAGGAATACTACTCCTACGAAAGAAGAGTCAGAAGCATCCTAGTGGGACTGGAATTCTCTGAACAAGACTGGGATAGACGTCTTGAGACCTTTAGTGGGGGAGAACTCACAAGAATTTCTCTTGGAAAACTCTTTCTTGTCGACTACGATCTTCTGTTACTGGACGAACCCACAAATCATCTCGATCTTGAATCGACAGAGTGGCTTGTGAATTTCTTGAAGAACTATAATGGCGCTTTGCTGGTGGTGACTCATGACAGATATCTTATCAGAAACATTGGAAACAGATTCTGGGAGTTGAATGGTGGCTCGCTGTGGGACTTCGCCGGGACCTATGACAAGTATCAGTCAGATAGAGAGATTATGGTCAAAAGCGGCTTGAGAACAAGAGAGAATCTCCTTAAGGAAATCGAAAGACTGGACGCTGTTGCAAAACGTTATAGACTCTGGGGCCAGGAAAAATTCATTAAACAGGCAATAAACAAAGAAAAGCAGAGAGACAGGCTCAAAGAGCAGTTAGAATCAGTAGATATTCCTGACGAAGAGATAAGACCAACCAAGTTCAGGCTTCCCCAGCCAGACAGGACAGGTTATTCGGTCTTGAAGATCGATGGGCTGTCATTCGGCTTTGGAAACAGGAAACTCTTAAGTAGCTCTTCTGCAGAGATTCACAGACGGACCAAGATCGGCCTTCTGGGTCCCAATGGCAGCGGGAAGACAACCCTGCTGAAGATAATAACAGAGAATCTTGAGGAATATATGGGAGAGATAACGTGGGGTCACAACGTTCGTTGGGGTTATCTTTCGCAGCTGACCGAGGATCTCAATTCCTCAAATGATGTGATCACCGAGATTTGGCAAATGATGCGTGGCCAACCCGATTACGAAGTAAGAAAGTATATAGGAAGGTTCGGGTTTCCGGGCGATGATGTGTTCAAACCGATTTCATCATTGAGCGGTGGAGAAAGAACAAAGCTGGCTCTGGCAAAACTGATTCTTTCTCGACCAAACGTTCTTGTCATGGATGAGCCGACAAATAATCTTGATATCTGGTCAATTGAGAGTTTAGAAGAGGTATTGAAGGAATACGAGGGCTGTATAATCCTTGTTTCACATGACAGAGAGTTTGTGCAAAACGTCTGTGATCACTTTCTCATGATAGACAGACAGAAGTTAAGATTTGTATCCTCGGTGGAAGAGTATCTTAGGAGGAACCAAAGAGACGTCAATTCAGCGGGCAATGAAGAGGCTAGGCTCAGTTTTCAGGAGAAGCGGAGACTATCCAACAAAAAGAAGACAATTCTCGAAAAGCTTCAACAACTGAATAACGAAGAGGAGACATTGTCAAAGGATTTAGAAAGCGCTCAGTTGAAGATGGGACTATATGCGACTGACTATGAGAAGCTTCAGCAACTGCAGAGGATCGTGGAGCAGGCAGAAGGAAGACTCCTGGAGATAATTGAAGAAAGAGAGATTTTGCAGAATGATCTTCAAGAACTCTCAATAATGCTGGAAGAACAATCATAG